A part of Patescibacteria group bacterium genomic DNA contains:
- the dapB gene encoding 4-hydroxy-tetrahydrodipicolinate reductase, translating to MPNKKDNIKVAVAGIGGRMGSRIAQLIGETEGVSLSAGFESPGHAKTKKDLSEIIGGALTGIKTAPSVKDVLAECDVIIDFTNAESSIKHLEAASQAGKPIVIGSTGFTREQLEKAGELAKKIPVVLAPNMSLGVNVMFKLAAEAAKLLGDDYDVEIIEAHHRFKKDAPSGTAMKLAEVVAQALGRDLNAVGKYERHGLIGERPKKEIGIQAIRAGDIAGDHTVLFGGLGERIEITHRAASRDTFARGAIRAAIWIVSQKPGLYSMQDVLGIK from the coding sequence ATGCCAAACAAAAAAGACAATATAAAAGTTGCCGTTGCCGGTATCGGAGGACGGATGGGATCCCGGATTGCCCAGCTAATCGGTGAGACTGAAGGCGTTTCGCTTTCGGCCGGTTTTGAATCGCCCGGCCATGCCAAAACAAAAAAAGATTTATCGGAAATTATCGGCGGAGCTTTGACTGGAATAAAAACGGCCCCTAGCGTAAAAGATGTTTTGGCTGAATGCGATGTGATTATTGATTTTACCAATGCCGAGAGTTCGATAAAGCATCTGGAAGCGGCAAGCCAAGCCGGTAAACCCATAGTAATCGGTTCAACCGGTTTTACCAGGGAACAACTGGAAAAGGCGGGTGAGTTAGCAAAGAAAATTCCGGTGGTTCTAGCGCCGAACATGAGCCTTGGCGTAAATGTCATGTTTAAACTGGCGGCCGAAGCCGCTAAACTGTTAGGCGATGATTATGATGTGGAAATTATAGAAGCCCATCACCGGTTTAAAAAAGACGCGCCGTCAGGAACGGCGATGAAATTGGCCGAAGTTGTAGCCCAGGCATTGGGCCGCGATTTAAATGCAGTTGGCAAATATGAACGACACGGTCTGATTGGCGAACGCCCTAAAAAAGAAATCGGCATCCAGGCAATCCGGGCCGGAGATATAGCCGGCGATCATACCGTATTGTTCGGCGGTCTTGGCGAACGGATTGAAATAACCCATCGGGCCGCGAGCCGGGATACTTTTGCCCGCGGCGCCATCCGGGCGGCAATATGGATTGTCAGTCAAAAACCCGGACTCTATTCAATGCAGGATGTTTTGGGAATTAAGTAG
- the lepA gene encoding translation elongation factor 4, producing the protein MKNIRNYCIIAHIDHGKSTLADRMLEITGTIEKRKMKEQFLDRMDLERERGITIKLQPVSMNFKAQDGKEYLLNLIDTPGHVDFTYEVSRSLAAVEGAILLVDSTQGIQAQTLANLYLALEEGLEIIPVVNKIDLPAANALKTKHEIMSLIGCKEEEIISASGKTGEGVAEILQAVVDRVPAPTFAKVIDGEKNAASQPNVKTEGAGSDGPSGKPLRALIFDSTYDEYRGVLAFVRVMEGKIKKGEKIYLIATKARSEAVDVGIFKPDYKSTGELKAGEIGYIATGFKNVNECRVGDTVTNINAQGGTGDKVNVEPLKGYKEVKPMVFAGIFPQEGNEYQQLREAMEKLKLNDAALSYEPEHSDALGFGFRCGFLGLLHLEIFQERLSREYNLDIVVTTPSVAYKVFLKSTKSLDANRLKHVDAEGALIIHSPHELPDPSQIEKIEEPWVALDVIIPKDYMGAAMNLIQEKHGIYKNTEFIDVTRAILHYEAPMATILTDFYDKIKSVSSGYASVNYEFLGYRGAEVVKMDILVAEEPVESLSMIVYRDEAFHRGKEVVETLKETLPRQMFMIKLQAAVGGKVIAAERLSAMRKDVTAKLYGGDVTRKRKLLEKQKKGKKKMMEHGKGSVEIPSDTFIKILKR; encoded by the coding sequence ATGAAAAACATCAGAAATTACTGCATCATCGCGCACATTGACCACGGCAAATCAACCCTGGCTGACCGGATGCTGGAGATTACCGGGACGATTGAAAAGAGAAAAATGAAAGAGCAATTTTTGGACCGGATGGATTTGGAGCGCGAGCGGGGAATTACTATTAAACTCCAGCCCGTGTCCATGAACTTCAAAGCTCAAGACGGAAAAGAATATTTATTAAATCTCATCGATACCCCCGGACACGTGGATTTTACCTACGAAGTGTCGCGCTCTTTGGCCGCGGTGGAAGGCGCAATCCTTTTAGTGGACTCGACGCAAGGCATCCAGGCCCAGACTCTGGCTAATTTGTATTTGGCTTTGGAAGAAGGGCTGGAAATTATTCCGGTGGTAAATAAAATTGATTTGCCGGCGGCGAACGCGCTAAAAACCAAGCACGAAATTATGAGCCTGATCGGTTGTAAAGAAGAGGAGATTATCAGCGCTTCGGGAAAAACCGGCGAAGGTGTGGCGGAAATTTTGCAGGCCGTGGTGGATCGGGTGCCGGCGCCTACTTTTGCCAAAGTCATAGATGGCGAAAAGAATGCGGCTAGCCAGCCAAACGTTAAAACTGAAGGAGCGGGAAGTGATGGTCCAAGCGGCAAACCCTTGCGGGCTTTGATTTTTGATTCAACTTATGACGAATACCGGGGAGTGCTCGCCTTTGTCCGGGTGATGGAAGGCAAAATAAAAAAAGGGGAAAAGATTTACTTGATTGCCACCAAGGCTAGGAGCGAAGCCGTTGACGTAGGAATATTTAAGCCGGATTATAAATCAACCGGCGAATTAAAGGCGGGGGAAATCGGTTATATCGCCACTGGCTTTAAAAACGTAAATGAGTGCCGGGTTGGTGATACCGTTACCAATATTAACGCTCAAGGCGGGACAGGGGACAAGGTAAATGTGGAACCGCTAAAAGGCTATAAAGAAGTTAAGCCCATGGTTTTTGCCGGAATTTTTCCCCAAGAAGGAAACGAATACCAACAACTCCGCGAAGCTATGGAAAAATTGAAATTAAATGACGCGGCTTTGTCCTACGAGCCCGAGCATTCGGACGCTTTAGGCTTTGGCTTTAGGTGCGGATTTTTGGGCTTACTGCATTTAGAGATATTTCAGGAAAGGTTAAGCCGGGAATATAATTTAGATATCGTAGTAACCACCCCAAGCGTCGCCTACAAAGTATTTTTAAAATCAACCAAATCGCTGGACGCTAACCGGCTTAAGCACGTGGACGCGGAAGGAGCATTGATAATCCATAGCCCGCACGAACTGCCGGACCCGTCGCAGATTGAAAAAATCGAAGAGCCGTGGGTGGCCTTGGACGTAATTATCCCCAAAGATTACATGGGCGCGGCCATGAACTTAATCCAGGAAAAGCACGGCATTTACAAAAATACCGAATTTATTGACGTTACCCGCGCGATTTTGCATTACGAAGCGCCGATGGCGACGATCTTAACTGATTTTTATGATAAAATAAAAAGTGTCAGCTCGGGCTACGCTTCGGTAAATTATGAATTTTTAGGCTACCGGGGAGCCGAAGTGGTGAAAATGGATATCCTGGTCGCTGAAGAACCGGTAGAGTCTTTATCCATGATCGTTTATCGGGACGAAGCTTTTCATCGGGGCAAGGAAGTGGTAGAAACTTTAAAAGAAACATTGCCGCGGCAGATGTTCATGATTAAATTACAGGCGGCCGTCGGCGGAAAAGTCATCGCCGCCGAAAGATTATCAGCTATGCGCAAGGACGTAACGGCCAAATTATATGGCGGAGACGTGACCCGCAAACGGAAACTCCTCGAAAAACAGAAGAAGGGAAAGAAGA
- the dapA gene encoding 4-hydroxy-tetrahydrodipicolinate synthase — translation MPGPEPSYSELRRKLRGAMVAIITPFNNGSIDEEKLRQLIEFQIVNGTKAIIPCGTTGESATLTHEEHNRVIALTVEQVKGRIPVIAGTGSNDTAEAIRLTEKAKADGADAALLICPYYNKPTQEGLHQHFKKVAETVDIPIFLYNIQGRTGINMEPATVVRLSELPNIIGIKEASGNLKQAADIISQCPEEFIVVSGEDYLTYPMLCIGGQGVISVVSNAAPRDMAALCQTYFDGKIEEARKMFYKLMPLCNALFYETNPAPVKAALAMMGKIASDELRLPLVQMSEVNRKRLEDALKDYGLI, via the coding sequence ATGCCAGGCCCAGAGCCATCTTATTCCGAATTAAGGAGAAAATTGCGCGGAGCAATGGTTGCCATTATCACTCCGTTTAATAACGGATCTATTGACGAGGAAAAATTACGGCAGTTGATTGAATTCCAGATTGTAAACGGAACCAAGGCGATTATTCCCTGCGGCACTACCGGCGAATCGGCTACCTTAACCCACGAAGAGCATAACAGGGTAATTGCCCTAACCGTTGAACAGGTAAAAGGACGGATACCGGTAATTGCCGGCACCGGCTCTAATGATACGGCCGAGGCGATTCGCTTGACCGAAAAAGCCAAAGCCGACGGAGCTGACGCCGCCCTCTTAATTTGCCCTTACTATAACAAGCCGACCCAGGAAGGGCTGCATCAGCATTTTAAAAAAGTGGCGGAAACCGTTGATATTCCCATATTTCTTTATAACATTCAGGGCCGGACCGGGATCAATATGGAGCCGGCGACCGTCGTTCGGCTGTCAGAGCTTCCCAATATAATCGGCATTAAAGAGGCTTCGGGTAATTTAAAACAGGCGGCCGACATTATAAGCCAATGCCCGGAAGAATTCATTGTTGTGTCAGGAGAAGATTATTTAACCTACCCCATGCTTTGTATCGGCGGGCAGGGGGTAATATCGGTCGTATCCAACGCCGCGCCGCGCGACATGGCGGCGCTTTGCCAAACTTATTTTGACGGAAAAATTGAAGAGGCCAGGAAGATGTTTTATAAATTAATGCCTTTATGCAACGCGCTATTTTATGAAACCAATCCGGCGCCGGTCAAAGCGGCTTTGGCGATGATGGGAAAGATAGCGTCGGATGAACTGCGCTTGCCCCTCGTTCAAATGTCCGAAGTTAACCGGAAAAGGCTGGAAGATGCGCTGAAGGATTACGGGTTGATTTAA